A single Methanomassiliicoccales archaeon DNA region contains:
- a CDS encoding tryptophan--tRNA ligase — translation MEGDFVVTPWQVSGEIDYDQLIQRFGTKKVDEALLDRLARYGPLHPMLRRGVVYSQRDVEWLLDLYDKGVKFSLYTGRGPSGNTHLGHLMPWIFCKYLQDIFDAPLYFQMTDDEKFLFNESLTLEETKVRALDNALDVIALGFDSKKTKIIIDTDCIKTLYPLALKVAKKVTFSTARAVFGFDNSTNIGSIFFTSIQSAPCFLPTILEGKNVPVLIPCGIDQDPHFRVTRDVAESLGFYKPALLHTKMFPGLSGGDKMSSSIPESTIYTTDTPKIVKKKVSNAFTGGAVSAEEQRKTGGKPEVCAVFKYQYYLFEPDDKALDDLAFRCRNGEVLCGECKKLLTDRLLRFLEEHQKRRDEARAKLDDFLMKCP, via the coding sequence ATGGAAGGAGATTTCGTAGTCACCCCCTGGCAAGTGTCTGGAGAGATAGACTACGATCAGTTGATTCAACGCTTTGGCACAAAAAAAGTCGATGAAGCACTACTAGATAGGTTAGCACGCTATGGCCCGCTGCATCCGATGCTAAGGAGAGGAGTGGTGTATTCTCAGCGTGATGTAGAGTGGCTCTTAGACCTATATGATAAGGGGGTAAAGTTCAGCCTGTACACGGGCAGAGGCCCCTCGGGAAACACTCATCTAGGACACCTCATGCCCTGGATTTTTTGTAAATATCTTCAGGACATCTTTGACGCCCCCCTCTATTTTCAGATGACGGATGATGAGAAATTCCTTTTTAATGAGTCATTAACTCTAGAAGAGACCAAAGTCAGAGCCCTGGATAACGCCCTAGATGTGATTGCTTTAGGTTTCGATTCTAAGAAGACCAAAATAATAATTGACACAGATTGCATCAAGACTCTCTACCCACTTGCTCTGAAGGTGGCAAAGAAGGTTACATTTTCCACCGCCCGGGCGGTCTTTGGGTTCGACAACTCAACCAATATAGGGTCTATATTCTTCACTTCAATTCAGTCCGCTCCTTGCTTTTTGCCTACAATTCTTGAAGGTAAGAATGTACCTGTACTCATACCATGCGGTATCGATCAGGATCCACACTTCCGCGTGACCAGGGATGTGGCTGAGAGCTTAGGCTTCTATAAACCTGCTCTTCTGCACACCAAGATGTTTCCTGGCCTTAGCGGCGGAGATAAGATGTCATCTTCGATTCCTGAGAGCACCATCTATACTACAGATACGCCAAAGATTGTAAAGAAGAAAGTAAGCAATGCATTCACTGGCGGCGCAGTAAGTGCTGAGGAGCAAAGAAAGACAGGAGGAAAGCCAGAAGTCTGCGCTGTATTCAAATATCAATATTACTTATTCGAACCAGACGATAAGGCCTTGGATGATCTGGCCTTCCGATGTCGGAACGGGGAGGTGCTTTGTGGGGAGTGTAAGAAGTTGCTCACCGATCGCCTTCTGCGTTTCCTCGAAGAGCATCAAAAACGTAGGGATGAAGCTCGAGCTAAATTGGATGATTTCCTGATGAAATGCCCGTGA
- a CDS encoding phenylalanine--tRNA ligase subunit alpha, protein MSTSQILAELSNQEKKVLLALEKLGGAASPEKLLETGSFSQLVEVMNGANWLQLKGLVEVKESPLKVYAIKNKEAAKRPLPERKALLAISAAGGSVKITDLEASIGRAETQIAIGWLRRKGLANLEKVGNESVITLTDEGRKALNEKMEDEKVLEDLAKKDMPEGQLSTKIINMLKSRQDLIIEKSMVSRQILLTPQGKEVLAVGIELKEEVAQLTPELIQTGKWREVSFRRYDVNAFAPISHPAKKHPLTRIADEIRRIFLQMGFEEIDEEYVQPAFWDMDALFTPQDHPARDMQDTFYLKNPARIPLDQEAELVEKVRKVHEHGGGTGSLGWRYKWSKEEAERALLRTHTTVNTIRYLAKHPNPPVKVFSLSRVFRKEAIDSTHLPEFVQIEGIVMEKNGSFDMLVGILKEFYKRMGFEQIRVRPGYFPYTEPSLEVEVMWNGKWMELGGAGIFRPEVTAPFGVKYPVLAWGQGFERLAMLRWNLKDIRDLYITDIEMLRESPIF, encoded by the coding sequence ATGAGCACCTCTCAGATCCTTGCAGAGCTGAGCAATCAGGAGAAAAAAGTGCTTCTGGCGTTGGAAAAGCTCGGAGGAGCAGCCAGTCCAGAGAAACTGTTAGAGACAGGAAGCTTCTCTCAGTTGGTGGAGGTAATGAATGGAGCTAATTGGCTTCAGTTAAAGGGTCTGGTAGAGGTAAAGGAATCCCCGCTTAAGGTATATGCGATCAAGAACAAAGAAGCGGCTAAAAGACCGCTTCCTGAAAGAAAAGCCCTATTGGCTATTTCAGCGGCTGGGGGCTCTGTTAAAATAACCGATTTGGAAGCATCTATCGGCAGAGCCGAAACTCAAATCGCTATAGGATGGCTGAGGAGAAAAGGTTTGGCCAATCTTGAAAAGGTCGGAAACGAGAGTGTGATAACTCTTACGGATGAGGGAAGGAAAGCCCTGAATGAAAAAATGGAAGATGAGAAGGTATTAGAGGATTTGGCTAAGAAGGACATGCCTGAGGGCCAGCTTTCAACTAAAATAATCAACATGCTAAAAAGCAGACAAGATCTGATAATCGAGAAAAGCATGGTTTCGCGGCAGATCCTTTTAACTCCACAAGGAAAGGAGGTCTTGGCAGTAGGTATTGAATTAAAAGAGGAGGTGGCCCAGCTCACACCAGAGCTTATTCAAACTGGTAAGTGGAGAGAAGTAAGCTTTCGCCGGTACGATGTCAATGCTTTCGCACCAATTTCCCACCCCGCCAAGAAACATCCTCTGACAAGGATAGCTGACGAAATACGGCGCATTTTCCTACAGATGGGGTTCGAAGAGATTGATGAAGAGTATGTCCAGCCTGCTTTTTGGGATATGGACGCCCTCTTCACGCCACAAGACCATCCCGCCAGGGATATGCAGGACACATTCTATCTAAAGAATCCCGCCCGCATCCCCTTAGATCAGGAGGCCGAGTTGGTAGAAAAGGTGAGGAAAGTTCATGAGCATGGGGGTGGAACTGGCTCACTGGGTTGGAGGTATAAGTGGTCAAAAGAGGAGGCGGAGAGAGCTCTTTTGCGAACTCATACCACGGTGAACACGATCCGATATCTGGCGAAGCATCCTAACCCGCCGGTGAAGGTTTTCTCTCTTTCTCGTGTCTTCCGTAAGGAGGCCATAGATTCAACGCATCTCCCTGAGTTCGTTCAGATAGAAGGAATAGTAATGGAAAAGAATGGTTCTTTCGACATGTTGGTCGGTATTCTTAAGGAGTTTTACAAGAGGATGGGTTTCGAGCAGATCCGTGTCCGGCCAGGGTATTTCCCCTATACCGAGCCATCTTTGGAGGTCGAAGTCATGTGGAATGGAAAATGGATGGAGTTGGGAGGAGCTGGGATATTTAGACCAGAGGTGACGGCTCCATTCGGTGTCAAGTACCCTGTACTTGCATGGGGTCAGGGGTTTGAGCGTCTGGCCATGCTGCGTTGGAATTTAAAGGACATAAGGGATCTCTACATCACTGACATCGAGATGTTGCGGGAAAGCCCTATATTTTAA